One window of Erwinia aphidicola genomic DNA carries:
- the lrp gene encoding leucine-responsive transcriptional regulator Lrp, whose amino-acid sequence MVDNKKRPGKDLDRIDRNILNELQKDGRISNVELSKRVGLSPTPCLERVRRLERQGFILGYTAQLNPHYLDASLLVFVEITLNRGAPDVFEQFNAAVQKLEETQECHLVSGDFDYLLKTRVPDMSAYRKLLGETLLRLPGVNDTRTYVVMEEVKQSNRLVIKTR is encoded by the coding sequence ATGGTAGACAATAAAAAACGACCTGGTAAAGACCTCGACAGAATCGACCGCAATATCCTGAATGAGCTGCAGAAGGACGGTCGTATTTCTAACGTCGAGCTTTCCAAACGCGTAGGGTTATCCCCAACGCCATGTCTGGAGCGCGTGCGCCGCCTGGAGCGTCAGGGCTTCATTCTCGGTTATACCGCACAGTTAAACCCGCACTACCTGGATGCTTCTCTGCTGGTATTCGTTGAGATTACTCTGAATCGTGGTGCGCCGGATGTGTTTGAGCAATTTAACGCCGCCGTGCAAAAACTTGAGGAAACTCAAGAGTGTCACCTGGTTTCCGGTGATTTCGACTACCTGTTGAAAACCCGCGTGCCAGACATGTCTGCATATCGTAAACTGCTCGGCGAAACCTTGCTGCGTCTGCCGGGCGTGAACGATACCCGTACCTATGTGGTCATGGAAGAAGTGAAACAAAGTAACCGGTTAGTGATTAAAACGCGGTAA
- the trxB gene encoding thioredoxin-disulfide reductase, giving the protein MSTAKHSKLLILGSGPAGYTAAVYAARANLNPVLITGLEKGGQLTTTTDVENWPGDANELTGPLLMERMHEHAVKFNTEIIFDHIHSVDLQNRPFRLTGDEGEYTADALIIATGASARYLGLPSEEAFKGRGVSACATCDGFFYRNQKVAVIGGGNTAVEEALYLANIAAEVHLIHRRDSFRAEKILIDRLNEKVRNGNIVLHTDHTLDEVLGDQMGVSSLRLRSTKDDQTKTLDVAGLFVAIGHSPNTAIFNGQLELENGYIKVQSGIHGNATQTSIPGVFAAGDVMDHIYRQAITSAGTGCMAALDAERYLDGLVKNNQ; this is encoded by the coding sequence ATGAGTACGGCGAAACACAGTAAATTACTGATTCTGGGTTCCGGCCCGGCGGGCTACACCGCAGCGGTGTATGCTGCACGCGCCAACCTCAACCCGGTGCTGATCACCGGGCTGGAAAAAGGCGGCCAGCTGACCACCACCACCGACGTGGAAAACTGGCCGGGTGATGCTAACGAACTGACCGGCCCCCTGCTGATGGAGCGTATGCATGAGCACGCGGTGAAATTCAATACCGAGATCATCTTCGACCATATCCACAGCGTCGACCTGCAGAACCGCCCTTTCCGTCTGACCGGCGACGAAGGTGAGTACACGGCGGATGCCCTGATCATCGCTACCGGTGCCTCGGCTCGCTACCTCGGCCTGCCGTCAGAAGAGGCGTTTAAAGGCCGCGGCGTCTCCGCCTGTGCAACCTGTGATGGTTTCTTTTATCGCAATCAGAAAGTCGCTGTGATTGGCGGCGGTAATACCGCAGTGGAAGAAGCGCTCTATCTGGCGAATATCGCGGCTGAGGTGCACCTGATTCACCGTCGCGACAGCTTCCGTGCAGAAAAAATCCTCATCGACCGCCTGAATGAGAAGGTCAGAAACGGCAATATCGTGCTGCATACCGATCATACTCTGGACGAAGTGCTGGGCGACCAGATGGGCGTCAGCTCCCTGCGCTTGCGTTCGACCAAAGATGACCAGACTAAGACACTGGACGTTGCCGGACTGTTTGTCGCGATCGGCCACAGCCCGAACACTGCAATCTTTAACGGTCAGCTGGAGTTGGAAAACGGCTACATCAAGGTGCAGTCCGGCATCCATGGCAACGCAACTCAGACCAGCATCCCGGGCGTGTTTGCCGCCGGAGATGTTATGGACCATATCTATCGTCAGGCGATTACTTCCGCCGGTACCGGCTGTATGGCCGCGCTGGATGCCGAGCGTTATCTTGACGGTTTGGTTAAAAATAATCAGTAA
- a CDS encoding DNA translocase FtsK 4TM domain-containing protein → MSQEYTEDKEVSLQPLSSGRRLLEALLIIVALFAVYLMVALMSFNPSDPSWSQTAWHEPIHNLGGGVGAWLADTLFFIFGVMAYALPPVILGLCWITFRQRHSQDYIDYFAVALRLIGVLALVVTSCGLAALNADDIWYFASGGVIGSLLSNAMAAWFSGPGGTLTLLCIWAAGLTLYTGWSWLTIAEKIGGVVMGVLTFASNRSRADEKWHEEDDEAYQEDDRPARESTAPIMKRSAQADDADDVLLAKPQPIYADVEDDEQHDPLLAKPAAAAAGAAAASEVAAAQPAAPQISAAQVEAPAAAPAAPVQVSTSVEPAQPPLYRFEVPAAAETPAPSVPVQPMEDDDGPQMGNWRDTPTSSPFDFSTQHASHPASVAAAATGVAIGAVAQSATSNTPFMPGFTATSGDELNPQVKQGIGPELPRPNPVKLPTRRELASYGIKLPSQRMAEEKAKQQEQSQAQPQASYHAEVDDEQDAAEQAQLREAFFAQQQQRYGEEFAAEDEEALEQAALARQFADQQQQRYAAEPQNSAPTFNLNTAGAFDFSPMDDLVDDGPAEPLFTIAAAPEVEPVAPQPAQWQQPESAPQQPAAWQQPAQAPAAQQPVAPSWKASAPAAPQPVAAEAPKPQEPDMDSLIHPFLMRHEQPTYKPTTPLPTLDLLSSPPAETEPVDQFALEQTSRLIEARLADYRVKAEVVGSSPGPVITRFELDLAPGVKAARISNLSRDLARSLSAVAVRVVEVIPGRPYVGLELPNLHRQTVYLREVLDCPAFRDNPSPLSIVLGKDISGDPVVADLGKMPHLLVAGTTGSGKSVGVNAMILSILYKATPKEVRFIMIDPKMLELSVYEGIPHLLTDVVTDMKDAANALRWCVVEMERRYKLMSALGVRNIAGYNEKVDMADAMGRPIPDPFWKPTDSMDMTPPVLEKEPYIVVMVDEFADLIMTVGKKVEELIARLAQKARAAGIHLVLATQRPSVDVITGLIKANIPTRIAFTVSSKIDSRTILDQGGAESLLGMGDMLYLAPNSSIPVRVHGAFVRDQEVHAVVADWKARERPQYKEGILSGGEDSEAGGGGIDGDEELDQLFDQAVQFVVDKRRASISGVQRQFRIGYNRAARIIEQMEAQGIVSSPGHNGNREVLAPPPHEM, encoded by the coding sequence TTGAGCCAGGAATACACAGAAGATAAAGAAGTTTCGTTACAACCGCTGAGCAGTGGGCGTCGCCTGCTGGAAGCGTTACTGATTATTGTTGCTCTTTTCGCCGTTTATCTGATGGTGGCGTTGATGAGCTTCAACCCTTCCGATCCCAGCTGGTCGCAAACCGCCTGGCATGAACCCATCCACAATTTAGGTGGGGGGGTAGGGGCCTGGCTTGCTGACACGCTGTTCTTTATTTTCGGCGTGATGGCGTACGCCCTTCCTCCGGTGATTTTAGGCCTGTGCTGGATCACCTTCCGTCAGCGTCATTCTCAGGATTACATCGACTACTTCGCGGTAGCACTACGTCTGATCGGCGTGCTGGCGCTGGTAGTGACCTCCTGTGGCCTGGCCGCGCTGAATGCCGATGATATTTGGTACTTTGCCTCTGGCGGCGTGATCGGCAGCCTGCTGAGTAACGCGATGGCCGCCTGGTTCAGCGGTCCCGGCGGCACGTTGACGCTGCTGTGCATCTGGGCGGCGGGCCTGACGCTCTACACGGGCTGGTCCTGGCTGACGATTGCCGAGAAAATTGGCGGGGTAGTGATGGGTGTCTTAACCTTCGCCAGCAACCGCTCGCGCGCCGATGAAAAATGGCATGAAGAGGATGACGAAGCCTATCAGGAAGACGATCGTCCTGCGCGAGAGTCCACCGCGCCAATAATGAAACGCAGCGCGCAGGCGGACGATGCAGACGATGTGCTGCTGGCAAAACCGCAGCCAATTTATGCTGATGTTGAGGATGACGAGCAGCACGATCCGCTGTTGGCGAAACCCGCTGCTGCTGCTGCCGGTGCTGCGGCGGCCAGCGAAGTGGCTGCGGCGCAGCCTGCCGCTCCACAAATCTCCGCGGCGCAGGTTGAAGCTCCTGCCGCAGCGCCAGCGGCACCCGTTCAGGTTTCAACTTCGGTTGAACCCGCTCAGCCGCCGTTATATCGCTTTGAAGTGCCTGCCGCAGCTGAGACCCCGGCACCTTCTGTTCCGGTTCAGCCGATGGAAGATGACGACGGTCCGCAGATGGGCAACTGGCGCGATACGCCAACCTCCTCGCCGTTTGATTTCTCGACGCAGCATGCCTCTCACCCCGCTTCCGTCGCTGCGGCGGCAACCGGTGTGGCCATTGGCGCCGTGGCGCAGTCTGCCACCTCCAATACGCCGTTTATGCCGGGCTTCACCGCCACCAGCGGTGATGAACTTAATCCGCAGGTGAAGCAGGGCATTGGTCCTGAACTGCCGCGCCCGAACCCGGTGAAACTGCCAACCCGTCGCGAGCTGGCTTCCTACGGCATTAAGCTGCCTTCGCAGCGCATGGCGGAAGAGAAAGCTAAACAGCAGGAGCAGAGTCAGGCTCAGCCTCAGGCCTCTTATCACGCTGAAGTCGACGACGAGCAGGATGCAGCGGAACAGGCACAGCTGCGCGAAGCGTTCTTCGCTCAGCAGCAGCAGCGCTACGGCGAAGAGTTTGCCGCTGAAGATGAGGAAGCTCTGGAGCAGGCTGCACTGGCTCGCCAGTTTGCCGACCAGCAACAGCAGCGTTATGCCGCCGAGCCGCAGAACAGCGCGCCAACCTTTAACCTTAATACTGCCGGTGCGTTTGATTTCTCACCAATGGACGATCTGGTTGATGACGGCCCAGCTGAGCCGCTGTTCACGATCGCTGCCGCGCCGGAAGTGGAGCCTGTAGCCCCGCAGCCAGCACAATGGCAGCAGCCGGAAAGCGCGCCGCAGCAACCTGCCGCCTGGCAGCAGCCTGCTCAGGCCCCGGCCGCTCAACAGCCGGTTGCCCCTTCATGGAAGGCCAGTGCGCCTGCAGCGCCGCAGCCGGTTGCCGCTGAAGCACCTAAGCCGCAGGAGCCGGATATGGACAGCCTGATCCACCCGTTCCTGATGCGCCATGAACAGCCGACGTATAAACCGACGACGCCACTGCCTACGCTCGATCTGCTCTCGTCGCCTCCGGCGGAAACCGAGCCGGTCGATCAGTTTGCCCTGGAACAGACCTCGCGCCTGATTGAGGCACGTCTGGCTGACTACCGCGTTAAAGCGGAAGTCGTGGGTTCTTCACCTGGCCCGGTGATCACCCGTTTCGAGCTGGATCTGGCACCGGGTGTCAAAGCGGCGCGTATTTCCAACCTGTCGCGCGACCTGGCCCGTTCCCTCTCAGCCGTTGCGGTGCGTGTGGTGGAAGTGATCCCTGGCCGCCCTTACGTTGGCCTTGAGTTGCCAAACCTGCATCGTCAGACGGTTTACCTGCGTGAAGTGCTGGACTGCCCGGCGTTCCGTGATAATCCGTCGCCGCTATCTATCGTACTGGGTAAAGATATTTCCGGCGATCCGGTGGTGGCCGATCTTGGCAAAATGCCGCACCTGCTGGTTGCCGGTACGACCGGTTCCGGTAAGTCGGTCGGCGTGAACGCCATGATCCTCAGCATCCTGTATAAAGCCACGCCGAAAGAGGTGCGCTTTATCATGATCGACCCGAAAATGCTTGAGCTGTCGGTTTATGAAGGTATTCCGCATCTGTTAACTGACGTCGTTACGGACATGAAGGATGCAGCCAATGCACTGCGCTGGTGTGTGGTGGAGATGGAGCGCCGCTACAAGCTGATGTCGGCACTTGGCGTGCGTAATATTGCGGGCTACAACGAAAAAGTGGATATGGCTGATGCCATGGGCCGCCCAATTCCCGACCCGTTCTGGAAACCGACCGACAGCATGGATATGACGCCGCCAGTGCTGGAGAAAGAGCCGTACATCGTGGTGATGGTCGACGAATTTGCCGACCTGATCATGACCGTCGGGAAAAAGGTGGAAGAGCTGATCGCTCGCCTGGCGCAGAAAGCGCGTGCAGCGGGTATTCACCTGGTGCTGGCAACGCAGCGTCCGTCAGTCGATGTCATTACCGGCCTGATTAAAGCTAACATCCCGACGCGTATCGCCTTTACCGTCTCCAGCAAAATTGACTCACGTACCATCCTCGATCAGGGCGGTGCCGAATCTCTGCTGGGAATGGGTGACATGCTTTATCTGGCGCCAAACTCATCGATTCCGGTGCGTGTTCACGGCGCGTTTGTGCGCGACCAGGAAGTCCACGCCGTAGTGGCTGACTGGAAGGCGCGCGAACGTCCTCAGTATAAAGAGGGCATTCTCAGCGGTGGTGAGGATAGCGAGGCCGGCGGCGGCGGTATCGACGGTGATGAAGAGCTGGACCAGCTGTTTGACCAGGCGGTGCAGTTCGTCGTTGATAAGCGTCGCGCGTCGATCTCCGGCGTCCAGCGTCAGTTCCGCATCGGCTACAACCGTGCGGCGCGCATTATCGAACAGATGGAAGCGCAGGGAATTGTCTCCTCTCCGGGCCATAATGGTAACCGCGAGGTGCTGGCACCACCGCCGCACGAAATGTAA